A part of Tardiphaga sp. vice304 genomic DNA contains:
- the def gene encoding peptide deformylase — translation MAIREIIVLPDKQLRLVSKPIEKVTAEVRKLADDMFETMYDAPGIGLAAIQIAVPLRLITMDLAKKDDEDGGKKPRIFINPEIVSASEEFSVYEEGCLSIPEYYEEVERPANVRFRYLDIDGKLQEEDADGLFATCIQHEIDHLNGVLFVDYLSKLKRDRVLKKFTKLAKRAE, via the coding sequence ATGGCCATTCGTGAAATCATCGTCCTGCCGGACAAACAGCTCCGCCTCGTCTCCAAGCCGATCGAAAAGGTCACGGCGGAGGTACGCAAACTCGCCGACGACATGTTCGAGACCATGTATGACGCGCCGGGCATCGGGCTTGCCGCGATCCAGATTGCGGTGCCGCTGCGTCTCATCACCATGGACCTTGCCAAGAAGGACGACGAGGACGGCGGCAAGAAACCGCGAATCTTCATCAATCCCGAGATCGTCTCGGCGTCCGAGGAATTCTCGGTCTATGAAGAAGGCTGCCTGTCGATCCCGGAATATTACGAAGAGGTCGAGCGCCCGGCGAACGTCCGCTTCCGCTATCTGGATATCGACGGCAAGTTGCAGGAAGAGGACGCCGATGGCCTGTTCGCCACCTGCATCCAGCACGAGATCGACCACCTCAACGGCGTGTTGTTCGTCGACTACCTCTCCAAGCTGAAGCGCGACCGCGTGCTGAAGAAGTTTACCAAGCTGGCGAAGCGGGCGGAGTAG
- a CDS encoding DNA recombination protein RmuC, whose product MDDTLFMLGDTPISSATALIGFAAAVLLLLLVIAIVIARSGRRGAMLAMAQAIRADELEERFSEMLQAQNVATGRVDAMGQALAGRQAEMARAVSERLDSVTHRVGQSMEQSTRHTMDSLRVLHERLGIIDSAHKNLTDLTSQVTTLRDVLANKQSRGAFGQARMETIVRDGMPNGAYAFQHTLSSGKRPDCVIFLPDQRPLCIDAKFPLEAVTALHDARSDEEKKYAAQRLRADVMKHVSDISEKYLIAGETQDTALMFVPSESVYAEIHDGFDDIIQKAYRARVVLVSPSLLMLAIQVMQQILKDARMRDAADQIRTEVMNLGDDLGRLRDRVLKLQTHFGQANEDVRQILISADKIEKRAGRIEELDFSKTEPAEAPATTRPAAQPADMFAPLARELRAGE is encoded by the coding sequence ATGGATGACACCCTCTTCATGCTCGGCGACACGCCGATCAGCTCCGCCACCGCCTTGATCGGCTTTGCCGCAGCCGTGCTGCTGCTGTTGCTGGTGATTGCGATCGTCATCGCCCGCTCCGGTCGCCGCGGTGCCATGTTGGCGATGGCGCAGGCGATCCGCGCCGACGAACTCGAGGAGCGGTTCAGCGAAATGCTGCAGGCGCAGAATGTCGCTACCGGCCGGGTCGACGCGATGGGCCAGGCGCTGGCCGGGCGACAGGCCGAAATGGCCCGCGCGGTAAGCGAGCGACTGGATTCGGTGACCCACCGGGTCGGGCAAAGCATGGAGCAGTCGACCCGCCACACGATGGACAGCCTGCGCGTGCTGCATGAGCGGCTGGGCATCATCGACAGCGCCCACAAGAACCTCACCGATCTGACCTCACAGGTCACCACGTTGCGCGACGTGCTGGCCAACAAGCAGTCGCGCGGCGCGTTCGGCCAGGCGCGGATGGAAACCATCGTGCGCGACGGCATGCCGAACGGCGCCTATGCGTTCCAGCACACGCTGTCCTCCGGCAAGCGGCCGGACTGCGTGATCTTCCTGCCGGACCAGCGGCCGCTGTGCATCGACGCCAAGTTTCCGCTGGAAGCCGTCACCGCGTTGCACGACGCGCGCTCTGACGAGGAAAAGAAATACGCCGCGCAGCGCCTGCGCGCCGACGTGATGAAACATGTCAGCGACATCTCCGAAAAATACCTGATCGCCGGCGAGACCCAGGACACCGCGCTGATGTTCGTGCCGTCGGAATCGGTCTACGCGGAGATCCACGACGGATTCGACGACATCATCCAGAAGGCCTATCGCGCCCGCGTGGTGCTGGTGTCGCCGTCGCTGCTGATGCTGGCGATCCAGGTGATGCAGCAGATCCTGAAGGACGCGCGGATGCGCGACGCCGCCGACCAGATCCGCACCGAGGTGATGAATCTCGGCGACGATCTCGGCCGGCTGCGCGACCGCGTGCTGAAGTTGCAGACGCACTTTGGGCAAGCCAATGAAGACGTCCGCCAGATCCTGATCTCCGCCGACAAGATCGAGAAACGCGCCGGACGGATCGAGGAGCTGGATTTCAGCAAGACGGAGCCCGCGGAAGCGCCGGCAACCACCCGGCCCGCCGCGCAGCCCGCCGATATGTTCGCGCCGCTCGCTCGCGAGTTGCGCGCCGGAGAATAA
- the argB gene encoding acetylglutamate kinase produces MTDAPNISPLDQARILSEALPHMQEYDEETIVIKYGGHAMGAEDTAKAFARDIVLLEQTAINPVVVHGGGPQIATMLKRLGIQSEFAAGLRITDAATIEIVEMVLAGSINKTIVGYINEAGGKAVGLCGKDGNMVTATKATRTMVDPDSNIERVVDLGFVGEPDKVDLTLLNQLIGYELIPVLAPLATSASGQTFNVNADTFAGAVAGALKAKRLLLLTDVPGVLDKSKKLIPELSIKDARKLIADGTISGGMIPKVETCIYSLEQGVQGVVIIDGKQPHAVLLELFTNQGTGTLIHK; encoded by the coding sequence ATGACCGACGCGCCGAACATCAGTCCGCTCGATCAGGCCCGCATCCTGTCGGAAGCGCTGCCGCATATGCAGGAATATGACGAAGAAACCATCGTCATCAAATATGGCGGACACGCCATGGGCGCCGAGGACACCGCCAAGGCGTTCGCCCGCGACATCGTCCTGCTCGAGCAGACCGCGATCAACCCGGTCGTCGTGCACGGCGGCGGTCCGCAGATCGCCACCATGCTCAAGCGGCTCGGCATCCAGTCGGAATTCGCCGCCGGCCTGCGCATCACCGACGCCGCCACCATCGAGATCGTCGAGATGGTGCTGGCCGGCTCGATCAACAAGACGATCGTCGGCTACATCAACGAGGCCGGCGGCAAGGCCGTCGGCCTGTGCGGCAAGGACGGCAACATGGTCACCGCCACCAAGGCGACCCGCACCATGGTCGATCCCGATTCCAATATCGAGCGCGTGGTCGATCTCGGCTTCGTCGGCGAACCCGACAAGGTCGACCTGACCCTGCTCAACCAGCTGATCGGCTACGAACTGATCCCGGTGCTGGCGCCGCTGGCGACCTCGGCCTCCGGCCAGACCTTCAACGTCAACGCCGACACCTTCGCCGGGGCTGTGGCCGGCGCGCTGAAGGCCAAGCGCCTGCTGCTTCTGACCGACGTGCCGGGCGTGCTCGACAAGTCGAAGAAGCTGATCCCCGAACTGTCGATCAAGGACGCGCGCAAACTGATCGCCGACGGGACTATCTCCGGCGGCATGATCCCGAAGGTCGAAACCTGCATCTATTCACTCGAACAGGGCGTGCAGGGCGTGGTGATCATCGACGGCAAGCAGCCGCATGCGGTGCTTCTCGAACTGTTCACCAACCAGGGCACCGGCACGCTGATCCACAAGTAG
- a CDS encoding DUF423 domain-containing protein, translating into MTRTGAFRILIILAGVMGADGVILAATAAHQPDATRLASASMMLLFHATAVIGTVALIERGVVHLQIGLAAAIGFVVATALFAGDLVMRQYAGTGLFPMAAPTGGMLLIASWLALAVSAAWPRKV; encoded by the coding sequence ATGACCCGCACGGGCGCTTTCCGCATTTTGATTATCCTGGCCGGCGTGATGGGCGCCGACGGCGTCATCCTCGCCGCCACCGCCGCGCACCAGCCGGATGCGACCCGGCTGGCCTCGGCCTCGATGATGCTGCTGTTTCATGCCACCGCCGTGATCGGCACCGTGGCCTTGATCGAGCGCGGCGTGGTGCATCTGCAGATCGGCCTTGCTGCCGCGATCGGCTTCGTTGTCGCGACAGCCCTGTTCGCCGGCGACCTGGTGATGCGGCAATATGCCGGCACCGGCCTGTTCCCGATGGCCGCCCCCACCGGCGGCATGCTGCTGATCGCCAGCTGGCTGGCGCTGGCGGTCTCCGCGGCGTGGCCGCGCAAGGTCTGA
- a CDS encoding phosphorylase family protein produces MSILILTALDAELDTARAPAGVDVRFTGVGKINTTIATLLAVQAKKPALVINYGTAGKITSSLRGLVEVAHVIQRDMNAEPLAPRGTTPYATELDRLSSGHGDVICGTGDSFVTASDPWLTANRVDIVDMELFALASVCRHQNIPWRAFKFITDDANDFAHEHWTANVADGQQLFWDAVKHLL; encoded by the coding sequence ATGAGCATTCTCATCCTCACCGCGCTCGATGCCGAACTCGACACCGCGCGCGCGCCGGCAGGCGTCGATGTCCGGTTCACCGGCGTGGGCAAGATCAACACCACGATCGCCACGCTGCTGGCAGTGCAGGCGAAGAAGCCGGCGCTGGTGATCAACTACGGCACCGCCGGCAAGATCACGTCATCGCTGCGCGGTCTCGTCGAGGTCGCGCATGTCATCCAGCGCGACATGAACGCCGAGCCGCTGGCGCCGCGCGGCACCACGCCCTATGCGACGGAGCTGGATAGGCTGTCGTCCGGCCATGGCGACGTGATCTGCGGCACCGGCGACAGTTTCGTTACCGCGTCCGATCCCTGGCTGACCGCCAACCGGGTCGACATCGTCGACATGGAATTGTTCGCGCTGGCCTCGGTGTGCCGGCACCAGAACATTCCGTGGCGGGCGTTCAAGTTCATCACCGACGACGCCAATGATTTCGCGCACGAGCACTGGACCGCCAACGTCGCGGACGGCCAGCAGCTGTTCTGGGATGCGGTGAAACATCTGCTGTAG
- a CDS encoding ferredoxin reductase family protein, whose product MQIHRLWLVVAISLGLLAGLWFVSVPDGTLSGDFWVWRKALIYLTGVLAMGSMSLGVMLAARPVQIESALGGLDRFYRLHKWFGVTALSLAVVHWLLEVGPGWLTQLGWLTRPARPPRAAEVVTGFDPFRDLKDIAVDLGEWSLYLLLALVVLALWKRFPYRSFLTTHRLMAPIYLVLVFHAVILIDRSYWLMPLGPVLALLLAGGSAAALVALFRRIGSTRKSVGRIESLARYEENAVLDVAVRLETAWPGHHAGQFAFVSFGDGEGAHPFTVSSAWQNDGRLLFSIKGLGDYTRTLPHQLTVGQEATIEGPYGRFDFAGERPRQVWVAGGVGITPFIARLAALATADHDGDIDLIYCTGAPSGTFIEKIGALAAKAGVGFHMVVAPRDGLLTLDRLAEWIPAWKESDIWFCGPAGFGNSLRNAMIGRGLPAAQFHQELFEMR is encoded by the coding sequence ATGCAAATCCACCGACTTTGGCTAGTCGTCGCGATATCGCTCGGCCTGCTGGCCGGGCTGTGGTTCGTCAGCGTTCCCGATGGAACGCTGAGTGGCGATTTCTGGGTGTGGCGCAAGGCGCTGATCTACCTGACCGGCGTGCTCGCGATGGGATCGATGTCGCTCGGCGTCATGCTGGCGGCGCGCCCGGTGCAGATCGAAAGCGCGCTCGGCGGCTTGGACAGGTTCTATCGCCTGCACAAATGGTTTGGCGTTACCGCTCTCAGCCTCGCGGTGGTTCACTGGCTGCTCGAAGTCGGCCCGGGCTGGCTGACGCAGCTCGGCTGGCTGACACGCCCGGCGCGGCCACCACGGGCCGCAGAGGTCGTCACCGGTTTCGATCCATTTCGCGATCTCAAGGACATCGCCGTCGATCTCGGCGAATGGAGCCTCTATTTGCTGCTGGCGCTGGTGGTGCTGGCGCTGTGGAAGCGGTTTCCCTACCGGTCTTTCCTGACGACGCATCGCCTGATGGCGCCGATCTATCTGGTGCTGGTGTTTCACGCCGTCATCCTGATCGACCGCAGCTATTGGCTGATGCCGCTCGGGCCCGTACTCGCTTTGCTGCTCGCCGGCGGAAGCGCCGCCGCGCTGGTGGCGCTGTTCCGGCGGATCGGCAGCACGCGCAAATCGGTCGGCCGCATTGAATCGCTGGCCCGCTATGAGGAAAATGCGGTGCTCGACGTCGCGGTACGTCTGGAGACCGCATGGCCCGGGCACCATGCGGGCCAGTTTGCCTTCGTCAGCTTTGGCGACGGCGAGGGCGCGCATCCGTTCACCGTCTCGTCGGCGTGGCAGAACGACGGACGGCTGCTGTTCAGCATCAAGGGGCTTGGCGATTATACGCGGACGTTGCCCCACCAACTCACGGTCGGTCAGGAAGCCACGATCGAGGGGCCTTACGGGCGGTTCGATTTTGCGGGCGAGCGACCGCGTCAGGTGTGGGTCGCCGGCGGCGTCGGGATTACCCCGTTCATTGCCCGATTGGCAGCCCTGGCGACCGCGGATCACGACGGCGACATCGACCTGATCTACTGTACCGGCGCTCCTTCCGGGACGTTTATCGAGAAGATCGGTGCGCTGGCCGCAAAGGCCGGCGTCGGATTCCACATGGTGGTGGCGCCCCGCGACGGCTTGTTGACGCTGGATCGCCTGGCAGAATGGATTCCGGCGTGGAAGGAGTCCGATATCTGGTTCTGCGGCCCGGCGGGCTTCGGCAATTCGCTGCGTAACGCGATGATCGGGCGTGGCCTGCCGGCGGCGCAGTTTCATCAGGAACTGTTCGAGATGCGCTGA
- a CDS encoding pyrimidine 5'-nucleotidase translates to MTEPKQSRPFTHVETWVFDLDNTLYPHHVNLWQQVDDRIRDFVSTYLKVPPAEAFKIQKDYYKRYGTTMRGMMTEHGVHADDYLAFVHAIDHSPLDPNPEMGAEIALLPGRKLILTNGSVDHAGKVLERLGIAGQFEAIFDIIAADLEPKPAPQTYDKFLKLHGVDPLRSAMFEDLSRNLVVPHDLGMTTVLVVPEGGQDVVREDWELEGRDATFVDHVTDDLTGFLTRLNEAR, encoded by the coding sequence ATGACCGAGCCGAAGCAGAGCCGCCCCTTCACCCATGTCGAGACCTGGGTGTTCGATCTCGACAACACGCTGTACCCGCACCACGTCAATCTGTGGCAGCAGGTCGACGACCGGATCCGCGACTTCGTCTCGACCTATCTCAAGGTGCCGCCGGCGGAGGCCTTCAAGATCCAGAAGGACTATTACAAGCGCTACGGCACCACGATGCGCGGCATGATGACCGAGCATGGCGTGCATGCCGACGACTACCTCGCCTTCGTCCACGCCATCGACCACTCGCCGCTCGATCCGAACCCGGAGATGGGCGCCGAGATCGCGCTGCTGCCCGGGCGAAAACTGATCCTGACCAATGGCTCGGTCGACCACGCCGGCAAGGTGCTGGAACGGCTCGGCATCGCCGGTCAGTTCGAGGCGATCTTCGACATCATTGCCGCCGACCTCGAGCCGAAGCCGGCGCCACAGACCTATGACAAATTCCTCAAGCTTCACGGCGTCGATCCTTTGAGGTCCGCGATGTTCGAGGACCTGTCGCGCAATCTGGTGGTGCCGCACGACCTCGGCATGACCACCGTGTTGGTGGTCCCCGAAGGCGGCCAGGACGTGGTGCGCGAAGACTGGGAGCTGGAAGGCCGCGACGCCACATTCGTCGATCATGTCACGGATGACCTGACAGGGTTTCTGACGCGACTGAACGAGGCGCGGTGA
- the dapD gene encoding 2,3,4,5-tetrahydropyridine-2,6-dicarboxylate N-succinyltransferase, with amino-acid sequence MSLSALESTINVAFEARDTINAATQGEVREGVDYALDLLDKGAARVAERQADGTWKVNQWLKKAVLLSFRLNDMTAIPGGPGGSSWWDKVPSKFDGWGENAFRDAAFRAVPGAIVRRSAYIAKNVVLMPSFVNLGAYVDESTMVDTWSTVGSCAQIGKRVHISGGVGIGGVLEPLQAGPVIIEDDCFIGARSEVAEGVIVRKGAVLAMGVFLGASTKIVDRATGEVFIGEVPEYSVLVPGNLPGKPMQNGEIGPSTACAVIVKRVDERTRSKTSINELLRD; translated from the coding sequence ATGTCGCTATCCGCCCTGGAATCCACCATCAACGTCGCCTTTGAGGCGCGGGACACCATCAATGCCGCGACCCAGGGCGAAGTCCGCGAAGGCGTCGACTACGCGCTCGATCTGCTCGACAAGGGCGCGGCCCGCGTCGCCGAGCGCCAGGCCGACGGCACCTGGAAGGTCAACCAGTGGCTGAAGAAGGCCGTGCTGCTGTCGTTCCGGCTCAACGACATGACCGCGATCCCGGGCGGCCCCGGCGGCTCGTCATGGTGGGACAAGGTGCCCTCGAAATTCGACGGCTGGGGCGAGAACGCGTTTCGCGACGCCGCGTTCCGCGCCGTGCCCGGCGCCATCGTGCGCCGCTCGGCCTATATTGCGAAGAACGTCGTGCTGATGCCGTCCTTTGTCAATCTCGGCGCCTATGTCGATGAGAGCACGATGGTCGATACCTGGTCGACGGTCGGCTCCTGCGCGCAGATCGGCAAGCGCGTGCACATCTCCGGCGGCGTCGGCATCGGCGGCGTGCTGGAGCCGCTGCAGGCCGGCCCCGTGATCATCGAGGACGACTGCTTCATCGGCGCGCGCTCGGAAGTCGCTGAAGGCGTCATCGTCCGCAAGGGCGCCGTGCTGGCGATGGGCGTGTTTTTGGGCGCCTCGACCAAGATCGTCGACCGCGCCACCGGCGAGGTGTTCATCGGCGAAGTGCCGGAATATTCCGTGCTGGTGCCGGGCAACCTGCCGGGCAAGCCGATGCAGAACGGCGAGATCGGCCCCTCGACGGCCTGCGCCGTGATCGTCAAGCGCGTCGACGAGCGCACCCGCTCCAAGACCAGCATCAACGAATTGCTGCGCGACTGA
- the dapE gene encoding succinyl-diaminopimelate desuccinylase: MADTLAIAQALLRCPSVTPADAGALGVLERLLSAAGFAVQRVTFSEPGAADIDNLYARIGTQTPHLSFAGHTDVVPVGDEAAWTHGAFAGDVQDGLLYGRGAVDMKGGIAASVAAVLDYLAANGGQPKGSISFLITGDEEGIAVNGTVKLLQWAAERGEKFDHCIVGEPSNVEVIGDTIKIGRRGSQSGTLIVDGVQGHVAYPHRASNPVPDIAVLIVALSNEPLDAGNAQFQPSNLEFTTVDVGNTASNVIPAQARARFNIRFNDHHTQASLRELIDARLADAVGNRVKAHIVWEPCNADSFVTQPGAFTDLVSAAIEEVTGRRPDLNTGGGTSDARFITRYCPVIEFGLVGQTMHQVDERTSVSDLEKLTKIYRGVLDRYFA; this comes from the coding sequence ATGGCCGACACGCTGGCCATCGCGCAGGCGCTGCTGCGCTGTCCGTCGGTAACACCGGCGGACGCCGGCGCGCTCGGCGTGCTGGAGCGGTTGCTCAGTGCCGCCGGCTTCGCCGTGCAGCGCGTCACCTTCAGCGAACCGGGCGCAGCCGACATCGACAATCTCTATGCCCGCATCGGCACGCAGACGCCGCATCTCTCGTTCGCCGGCCATACCGACGTGGTGCCGGTCGGCGACGAGGCGGCGTGGACGCACGGCGCGTTCGCCGGCGACGTCCAGGACGGGTTGCTGTACGGCCGCGGCGCGGTCGACATGAAGGGCGGCATCGCCGCCTCCGTCGCCGCCGTGCTGGATTATCTTGCAGCGAACGGCGGGCAGCCCAAGGGATCGATCTCGTTCCTGATCACGGGCGACGAGGAAGGCATTGCCGTCAACGGCACCGTCAAGCTGCTGCAGTGGGCCGCGGAGCGCGGCGAAAAGTTCGACCACTGCATTGTCGGCGAGCCCAGCAATGTTGAGGTTATCGGCGACACCATCAAGATCGGTCGCCGCGGCTCGCAGTCCGGCACGCTGATCGTTGACGGCGTGCAGGGCCACGTCGCCTATCCGCACCGCGCCTCCAATCCGGTGCCGGATATCGCAGTATTGATCGTGGCGCTGAGCAACGAACCGCTGGATGCGGGCAACGCCCAGTTCCAGCCATCTAATCTCGAATTCACCACCGTCGATGTCGGAAACACTGCCAGCAACGTGATCCCGGCGCAGGCGCGCGCCCGCTTCAACATCCGCTTCAACGATCACCACACGCAAGCCAGCCTGCGCGAGCTGATCGACGCGCGGCTGGCCGACGCCGTCGGCAACCGCGTCAAGGCGCATATCGTCTGGGAGCCGTGCAACGCGGACAGCTTCGTGACGCAGCCCGGCGCCTTTACCGACCTCGTGTCTGCCGCGATCGAAGAGGTCACCGGCCGCCGGCCCGATCTCAACACCGGCGGCGGCACCTCGGACGCGCGCTTCATCACGCGCTATTGCCCGGTGATCGAATTCGGCCTGGTCGGCCAGACCATGCACCAGGTCGACGAGCGCACGTCCGTCTCCGACCTGGAGAAGCTCACAAAAATCTATCGCGGCGTGCTGGATCGATACTTCGCATGA
- the fmt gene encoding methionyl-tRNA formyltransferase has protein sequence MSLRLIFMGTPDFAVPTLLELVAHGHEIVAVYTRAAKPSGRGMKLQPTPVEREATRLGIPVLTPTTLKTPEAEATFRAHKADAAVVVAYGMILPQAILDVPEFGCFNLHGSLLPRWRGAAPLNRAIMAGDAESGVMVMKMDVGLDTGDVAMAERISITEAMTAEDLHDALAPLGADLMVRAIGALERGRLQLSPQSEQGVTYAAKIDKAEARIDWTRPAREVLRHIHGLSPFPGAWCEVPLDGEPTRVKILRCALAEGASAPGDLLDGQLTIACGDGAIRLIELQRAGKQPMKAIDFLRGTPLAPPLRLS, from the coding sequence ATGTCGCTACGTTTGATCTTCATGGGCACGCCGGATTTCGCGGTGCCGACGCTGCTCGAACTCGTCGCCCATGGCCACGAGATCGTCGCGGTCTATACGCGGGCGGCAAAGCCGTCCGGGCGCGGCATGAAGCTGCAGCCGACGCCGGTGGAGCGCGAGGCGACACGGCTCGGCATTCCCGTTCTGACGCCGACCACGCTGAAGACGCCCGAGGCCGAAGCCACCTTTCGCGCGCACAAGGCGGATGCGGCGGTGGTGGTCGCCTATGGCATGATCCTGCCGCAGGCCATTCTCGATGTGCCGGAGTTCGGCTGCTTCAACCTGCACGGCTCGTTGCTGCCGCGCTGGCGCGGGGCGGCCCCGCTGAACCGCGCCATCATGGCGGGTGATGCCGAGAGCGGCGTCATGGTGATGAAGATGGATGTCGGGCTCGACACCGGCGACGTTGCGATGGCCGAGCGCATCAGTATCACCGAGGCGATGACCGCGGAGGATTTGCACGACGCACTGGCGCCGCTCGGCGCCGACCTGATGGTGCGCGCGATCGGCGCGCTGGAGCGCGGCCGATTGCAGCTCAGCCCGCAGAGCGAGCAAGGCGTGACCTACGCCGCCAAGATCGACAAGGCCGAGGCCAGGATCGACTGGACGAGGCCGGCGCGCGAGGTGCTGCGCCACATCCACGGCCTGTCGCCGTTTCCCGGCGCTTGGTGCGAGGTGCCGCTCGACGGCGAACCGACACGGGTCAAAATCCTGCGCTGCGCGCTGGCCGAAGGCGCAAGCGCGCCGGGCGACCTGCTCGACGGTCAGCTCACCATCGCCTGCGGCGACGGAGCCATTCGCCTCATCGAGCTGCAGCGCGCCGGCAAGCAGCCGATGAAGGCCATCGACTTTCTGCGCGGCACGCCGCTTGCGCCGCCGCTGCGGCTGTCCTGA
- the truA gene encoding tRNA pseudouridine(38-40) synthase TruA, whose product MPRYRLLIEYDGAPFSGWQVQDNAPSVQGALEDAVMAICGEKVRVHGAGRTDAGVHALGQVAHCDVARPFVPGRLRDGLNAHLRPHPIGVLSADIVADDFESRFHATRRHYVYRIVNRRANLAIDLGHVWRVARPLDADAMHEAAQRLIGNHDFTTFRDTECQAKSPQRTLDQLDVVRDGEAVNIVTSARAFLHSQVRSMVGSLVWVGHGRWSADDLAGALAAKSRNACGPVAPPDGLYLMKVDY is encoded by the coding sequence ATGCCACGCTACAGGCTGCTCATCGAATATGACGGCGCGCCGTTTTCCGGCTGGCAGGTGCAGGACAATGCGCCATCGGTGCAGGGCGCGCTGGAAGACGCCGTGATGGCGATCTGCGGTGAAAAGGTTCGCGTGCACGGCGCTGGTCGCACCGATGCGGGCGTGCATGCGCTGGGCCAGGTCGCGCATTGCGATGTCGCCCGGCCGTTCGTGCCGGGCCGGCTGCGCGACGGGTTGAACGCGCATCTGCGGCCGCATCCGATCGGCGTGCTGTCGGCCGACATCGTCGCCGACGACTTTGAGTCACGCTTTCACGCGACCAGACGGCATTACGTCTATCGCATCGTCAATAGGCGGGCGAATCTGGCGATCGATCTCGGCCATGTCTGGCGCGTGGCGCGGCCGCTCGATGCGGACGCCATGCACGAGGCGGCGCAGCGGCTGATCGGCAACCACGATTTCACGACGTTTCGCGACACCGAATGCCAGGCCAAGTCGCCGCAGCGCACGCTCGACCAGCTCGACGTGGTCCGCGACGGCGAGGCGGTGAACATCGTCACCTCGGCGCGTGCCTTCCTGCACAGCCAGGTGCGCTCGATGGTCGGCTCATTGGTATGGGTCGGCCACGGCCGCTGGAGTGCGGATGATCTGGCGGGGGCCCTGGCCGCGAAGAGCCGCAACGCCTGCGGCCCGGTGGCGCCGCCGGACGGGCTGTATCTGATGAAGGTGGATTACTAG